From Montipora foliosa isolate CH-2021 chromosome 6, ASM3666993v2, whole genome shotgun sequence, a single genomic window includes:
- the LOC138006428 gene encoding uncharacterized protein isoform X2: MKSKCKCGDVFGFKVAEALKFIAVPEREQALRRFVSETKRGCIGRLTFPGTGQSSGCIHIPRMQLPADMVRTMDEAFSNLKTNPSRSRNVHEQCNTVQHSVITLSESNVVSVEDEGNSKEGDSDDEKMALDEEVLTRAAQQAEAQERSVTNKKGRKGSRNKVSDLFDHLHPGTISGKRKRVDK, translated from the exons ATGAAGTCTAAATGCAAGTGCGGGGATGTATTTGGGTTTAAAGTTGCTGAGGCATTGAAATTCATTGCAGTGCCTGAAAGAGAGCAAGCACTAAGGAGATTTGTGTCAGAAACAAAGAGAGGCTGTATTGGCAGACTTACCTTCCCTGGTACAGGCCAATCTTCTGGCTGCATCCACATTCCTAGGATGCAGCTTCCTGCCGACATGGTCAGGACCATGGATGAAG CATTCTCCAATCTCAAGACTAATCCCAGCCGTTCAaggaatgtacat GAGCAGTGTAACACAGTTCAGCATTCAGTGATCACAC tttcaGAAAGCAATGTTGTTTCTGTCGAGGATGAAGGAAACAGTAAGGAAG gTGACAGTGATGATGAAAAAATG GCTCTAGACGAAGAAGTCCTTACCCGAGCAGCACAACAGGCAG AAGCCCAAGAAAGAAGTGTAACAAATAAAAAAGGCCGCAAAG GAAGCCGAAATAAAGTTTCTGATTTGTTTGACCACCTGCACCCCGGGACGATATCAG GAAAAAGGAAGAGAGTGGACAAGTGA
- the LOC138006428 gene encoding uncharacterized protein isoform X1 produces MKSKCKCGDVFGFKVAEALKFIAVPEREQALRRFVSETKRGCIGRLTFPGTGQSSGCIHIPRMQLPADMVRTMDEAFSNLKTNPSRSRNVHEQCNTVQHSVITLSESNVVSVEDEGNSKEGDSDDEKMALDEEVLTRAAQQAEAQERSVTNKKGRKGTGSRNKVSDLFDHLHPGTISGKRKRVDK; encoded by the exons ATGAAGTCTAAATGCAAGTGCGGGGATGTATTTGGGTTTAAAGTTGCTGAGGCATTGAAATTCATTGCAGTGCCTGAAAGAGAGCAAGCACTAAGGAGATTTGTGTCAGAAACAAAGAGAGGCTGTATTGGCAGACTTACCTTCCCTGGTACAGGCCAATCTTCTGGCTGCATCCACATTCCTAGGATGCAGCTTCCTGCCGACATGGTCAGGACCATGGATGAAG CATTCTCCAATCTCAAGACTAATCCCAGCCGTTCAaggaatgtacat GAGCAGTGTAACACAGTTCAGCATTCAGTGATCACAC tttcaGAAAGCAATGTTGTTTCTGTCGAGGATGAAGGAAACAGTAAGGAAG gTGACAGTGATGATGAAAAAATG GCTCTAGACGAAGAAGTCCTTACCCGAGCAGCACAACAGGCAG AAGCCCAAGAAAGAAGTGTAACAAATAAAAAAGGCCGCAAAGGTACAG GAAGCCGAAATAAAGTTTCTGATTTGTTTGACCACCTGCACCCCGGGACGATATCAG GAAAAAGGAAGAGAGTGGACAAGTGA